From a region of the Salarias fasciatus chromosome 6, fSalaFa1.1, whole genome shotgun sequence genome:
- the LOC115391038 gene encoding glutaryl-CoA dehydrogenase, mitochondrial-like — protein MALRGAVTRLLSNSQKCAAVTVCRAQGTAAASPKDSEEVKKPAKAPKVSFNWRDALDLEGQLTEEEIMIRDSFRDYCQEKLMPRVLMANRHEHFHREIVSEMGELGVLGPTIKGYGCAGTSYVAYGLIAREVERVDSGYRSVMSVQSSLVMHPINAYGTEAQKEKYLPRLARGEILGCFGLTEPNHGSDPSSMETKAKYNPSSGTFSISGAKTWITNSPVADVAVVWAKCEDGRVRGFILERGMKGFSTPKIEGKFSLRASATGMILMDEVEVPQENLLPNVSGLGGPFGCLNNARYGIAWGALGAAEFCFHAARQYTLDRIQFGVPLARNQLMQKKMADMLTEITIGLQSCLTLGRLIDEKKAAPEMISMMKRNSCGKALDIARQARDMLGGNGISDEYHIIRHVMNLEAVNTYEGTHDIHALILGRAITGLQSFTVEK, from the exons ATGGCTCTCAGAGGTGCTGTGACACGTTTGCTCTCAAACAGCCAGAAATGTGCTGCTGTGACTGTGTGCAGAGCTCAGGGCACAGCTGCTGCATCACCCAAAG ACTCAGAAGAAGTCAAAAAGCCTGCAAAAGCAC CCAAGGTGTCGTTTAACTGGCGGGACGCTCTGGATCTGGAGGgtcagctgacggaggaggagatcaTGATCCGGGACTCCTTCCGCGACTACTGCCAGGAAAAGCTCATGCCCCGCGTCCTCATGGCCAACAGACATGAGC ACTTCCACCGTGAGATCGTGTCAGAGATGGGAGAGCTGGGCGTCCTGGGCCCAACGATTAAAG GTTACGGCTGTGCTGGCACCAGCTACGTGGCGTACGGTTTGATCgccagagaggtggagagagtggacagcggGTACCGCTCCGTCATGAGCGTGCAGTCCTCTCTGGTCATGCATCCCATCAATGCGTACGGCACCGAGGCCCAGAAGGAGAAGTACCTGCCCCGGCTCG CTCGTGGGGAGATCCTGGGCTGCTTCGGCTTGACCGAGCCAAACCACGGCAGCGACCCCAGCAGCATGGAGACCAAGGCCAAATACAACCCGTCCAGCGGCACCTTCAGCATCAGCGGAGCTAAAACCTG GATCACAAACTCTCCGGTGGCGGACGTCGCAGTGGtctgggccaaatgtgaagaCGGCAGAGTGAGGGGCTTCATTCTGGAGCGCGGAATGAAAGGCTTCTCCACGCCCAAGATCGAGGGCAAGTTCTCCCTGAGGGCGTCGGCCACGGGCATGATCCTGATGGACGAAGTGGAGGTTccacaggagaacctgctgcccAACGTCTCCGGGCTCGGT GGTCCTTTCGGCTGTCTGAACAACGCCCGGTACGGCATCGCCTGGGGCGCTCTGGGAGCGGCTGAGTTCTGCTTCCACGCGGCTCGACAGTACACACTGGACCG AATCCAGTTCGGCGTGCCGCTGGCCAGGAACCAGCTGATGCAGAAAAAGATGGCCGACATGCTGACAGAGATCACCATCGGCCTGCAGTCCTGTCTGACCCTGGGGAGGCTGATCGATGAGAAGAA AGCGGCGCCGGAGATGATCTCCATGATGAAGAGGAACAGCTGCGGCAAGGCGCTGGACATCGCCAGACAAGCCCGGGACATGCTGGGAGGAAACGGCATCTCCGACGAGTACCACATCATCCGTCACGTCATGAACCTGGAGGCCGTCAACACGTACGAGG gAACTCATGACATCCACGCCCTGATCCTGGGCCGAGCCATCACCGGCCTGCAGTCGTTCACTGTGGAAAAGTAA
- the syce2 gene encoding synaptonemal complex central element protein 2, translating to MICGSSIGKSSAVNVSENEEQQSSSSIDDISKRAQEVVDKINESRTSDQKVMDSFQEKLGEKVMELCQHMKESMFRVYEENNEEMQLKLQELSQVLDSCSKLNQELLEATQALSGLREALSINEV from the exons ATGATCTGTGGATCATCTATCGGCAAATCCTCCGCCGTGAACGTGTCCGagaatgaagagcagcagagcag CTCAAGCATTGACGACATCAGCAAAAGAGCTCAGGAAGTGGTGGACAAGATCAACGAGAGCCGCACCAGCGACCAGAAGGTGATGGACAGCTTTCAGGAGAAGCTCGGGGAGAAG GTGATGGAGCTGTGCCAGCACATGAAGGAGAGCATGTTCCGGGTGTACGAGGAGAACAACGAGGAGatgcagctgaagctgcaggagctgtCACAGGTGCTGGACAGCTGCTCCAAGCTcaaccaggagctgctggaggccactCAGGCGCTGAGCGGCCTCAGGGAGGCTCTGTCCATCAACGAAGTGTGA